Proteins encoded within one genomic window of Pararhizobium capsulatum DSM 1112:
- a CDS encoding bifunctional transcriptional activator/DNA repair enzyme AdaA, producing MLFDLPSDEILYDALVARSPEYEGAAFVCVRTTGIFCRLTCPARKPKKENTFFASSVGTCLNAGFRPCRRCHPMEAVGGKDETVDALMQALDAEPERRWTETDISRRGYDPSTVRRAFKRHLGITFLDLARQRRIGSAARHLADGGRVIDAQLEAGYDSASGFRAAFARLIGEAPVTAQGREILVAAWMETPLGPMLAVGDQTHLHLLEFHDRKALPSEMESLKRKTRSAVVAGRSAPIEQIDAELKAYFAGESGVFKTPLALDGSAFERSVWAKLLEIPLGETRSYGDIAREVDTLQAVRAVAKANGTNRIAIIIPCHRCIGSDGSLTGYGGGLWRKQWLLRHEGKMRPVGLFAEERS from the coding sequence ATGCTGTTTGACCTTCCCTCCGATGAAATTCTCTATGACGCGCTTGTGGCGCGCAGCCCCGAATATGAAGGGGCTGCCTTCGTCTGCGTCCGCACCACCGGCATCTTCTGCCGGCTGACCTGCCCGGCCCGTAAGCCGAAGAAGGAAAATACCTTCTTTGCGAGTTCGGTCGGAACATGTCTCAATGCCGGTTTTCGCCCCTGCCGGCGTTGCCACCCGATGGAAGCCGTTGGTGGCAAGGACGAGACCGTCGATGCGCTGATGCAGGCGCTCGATGCCGAGCCTGAGCGACGCTGGACGGAGACGGATATTTCGCGGCGGGGTTATGATCCCTCGACGGTACGCCGCGCCTTCAAGCGTCATCTTGGTATTACCTTTCTCGATCTCGCCCGCCAGCGGCGGATCGGTTCGGCCGCGCGCCACCTTGCCGACGGCGGCCGTGTCATTGATGCGCAGCTGGAGGCGGGCTATGATTCTGCAAGCGGCTTTCGCGCCGCCTTTGCACGATTGATCGGAGAAGCTCCTGTGACGGCACAGGGTCGGGAAATTCTCGTGGCCGCCTGGATGGAAACGCCGCTCGGGCCGATGCTCGCGGTGGGCGATCAGACACACCTGCACCTGCTCGAATTCCACGACAGGAAAGCCTTGCCCTCGGAGATGGAAAGCCTGAAGCGCAAGACCCGTTCGGCCGTGGTTGCAGGGAGAAGTGCGCCGATAGAGCAGATCGATGCCGAGCTGAAAGCCTATTTTGCCGGCGAAAGCGGCGTGTTCAAGACACCGCTGGCGCTCGATGGCAGTGCCTTTGAACGCAGCGTCTGGGCGAAACTTCTGGAAATTCCCTTGGGCGAGACCCGCTCCTACGGCGATATTGCGCGCGAGGTCGATACGCTCCAGGCGGTGCGTGCGGTTGCCAAGGCCAACGGGACAAACCGCATTGCCATTATCATCCCCTGCCACCGCTGCATCGGCTCGGACGGATCGCTGACGGGTTATGGTGGCGGGCTGTGGCGCAAGCAATGGCTGCTGCGTCATGAGGGCAAGATGAGACCTGTCGGATTGTTTGCTGAGGAGAGATCATGA
- a CDS encoding isocitrate lyase/PEP mutase family protein, protein MNQIEKTKAFHALHRKGNPLVLYNVWDAGTAGAVAAAGAKALATGSWSVAAANGYGDGEALPLEVLVVVARSIVASIDLPVSIDFEGAYSEDPSQAAANAALLMDLGAVGINFEDQVVGGEGLYSIESQTARIRAIRAAAEDRGLPFFINARTDLFLKESDGSKHAALLDQAIERAHAFAEAGASGFFAPWLADTALISQLCAASPLPVNIMMKPGAPTVSELAACGVARVSYGPGPYRAMIAWLKGEAEKIYAA, encoded by the coding sequence ATGAACCAGATCGAAAAGACAAAAGCCTTTCACGCGTTGCATCGCAAGGGCAACCCGCTCGTTCTCTATAACGTCTGGGATGCTGGAACGGCCGGCGCCGTTGCCGCCGCGGGTGCAAAGGCGCTTGCGACGGGAAGCTGGTCGGTTGCAGCCGCCAACGGTTATGGCGATGGCGAAGCCTTGCCGCTCGAGGTGCTTGTCGTCGTCGCCCGTTCGATCGTCGCCTCGATCGATCTGCCGGTCAGCATCGATTTCGAGGGCGCCTATTCCGAGGACCCCTCGCAGGCTGCTGCCAATGCTGCCTTGCTGATGGATCTCGGTGCCGTCGGCATCAATTTCGAAGACCAGGTTGTCGGAGGTGAGGGGCTCTATTCGATCGAAAGCCAGACCGCTCGCATCCGCGCCATTCGTGCGGCGGCCGAGGATCGTGGTCTGCCATTTTTCATCAATGCCCGCACGGATCTCTTTCTGAAGGAATCGGACGGAAGCAAGCATGCGGCTTTGCTCGACCAAGCGATCGAAAGGGCGCATGCCTTCGCCGAGGCGGGGGCAAGCGGCTTCTTCGCCCCGTGGCTGGCGGACACGGCCCTTATCTCTCAACTGTGTGCTGCCAGCCCCTTGCCGGTCAATATCATGATGAAGCCCGGCGCGCCGACCGTTTCGGAACTTGCTGCCTGCGGTGTGGCGCGTGTCAGCTATGGTCCCGGGCCCTACCGTGCGATGATCGCGTGGCTCAAGGGCGAGGCAGAGAAAATCTACGCGGCTTAG
- a CDS encoding BA14K family protein: protein MKRFVIVFAALATTVTGVAPAQAFPVVPSVSAPQAEMQGVQEVRDRHYMRRYNGNNGWRNNGWRNDRYGSYGHHYYDHDYGWHGDNYAGVIIGGLAAGALLGSVLNAQPRYYNQSAYGGSHEQWCYNRYRSYRASDNTYQPYYGSRRQCVSP, encoded by the coding sequence ATGAAGAGGTTTGTTATCGTGTTCGCTGCTCTGGCGACAACGGTGACCGGAGTTGCACCAGCCCAGGCCTTCCCCGTCGTACCATCCGTTTCGGCGCCGCAGGCAGAAATGCAAGGCGTGCAGGAAGTCCGGGACCGTCATTACATGCGCCGCTACAATGGCAACAACGGATGGCGGAACAATGGATGGCGGAACGACCGCTATGGCAGCTATGGCCACCATTATTATGATCACGACTATGGTTGGCATGGTGATAACTACGCCGGCGTGATTATCGGCGGGCTCGCTGCGGGAGCTCTTCTCGGCAGTGTGCTGAATGCCCAGCCACGTTACTATAATCAAAGCGCCTATGGCGGGTCGCATGAGCAATGGTGCTACAATCGCTATCGTTCGTATCGTGCGTCTGACAACACGTACCAGCCGTATTA